The Apis cerana isolate GH-2021 linkage group LG16, AcerK_1.0, whole genome shotgun sequence genome segment CGTgctttacataatttaatttaatatactaacattttattaaagttatatatacaaCATACATTAACATTAGGCGTCCTGTTTGTtgggaaaatttaaagaacattaaataaaaagtcagTATACCATGACTCATGTGTGCtagcaaatttattaaacaaattaataattattgatattttggaTATGAATATTTGTAGACAGCAGCATTGTCTTAATtgtagtaattattataataagttaGCAATCCAATtgtttagtattttatttaatattcaaaaagaaatatttaaagatgttATGTACAATACTTAAAGATGTTATGTAAtgtccattattttttatgtattatagtGTGCAAAATGTAGCGCATTATGAATTTGTTTAATCCTTCagtgaaacttttattttcaattcatagTAAAGTTTATTTCTGAGACACTTAGGGGGGTGAAAATAAGTGTGACAAGGGATGTAAGTGAGATATTGAATTTTGCTTATGAATAAGCATCCATTGGTAGTCACATtagataacaaatattttattattttatattaagtaatcagtgtaaaatttaaaaggtaTTAAGTTATGacaaagattgaaattatattaattgaattgtgCTTCAATAATGTAAGAAGAATTGAATATGTATGTTTCCTCTTACATGTATAGGAACCACAGCActgcataatataaaaatttacaaatatgtatCCACCTAACTACATTCAGCGTATAAAAACTTATTgactaaaatttcaattctctttTATCATTGACAAATgattataagaaattgattttttataaagataaatatatttgtagcaAGCTGTATAAATGCAATATAAGAATGTGCTTTGAAACAAGTTGGTAAGAAAATACTAGAAAATgtattacttaaattttttaattataacatatataatattataataatattatgttctttttttatcaatttttcttaaatattttatttataaaatcatttttcttgaaatgcTTATAGTCTGAGTGTAGAGAGGTGCTATTAGTGTAGTGCATTCTTAAAAGATTGTAACTAAgtgcaatttttttccctcctcttctcAGCTCATGCATTCGACTATTACGGTAAGTTATGATTTCTCTTGGTTTTCAACAAGTTTTAGGTTCAGATTTAGGTTTAGATATATTCCGTTTATTCTCTTAGGATTGATAGTATATaaagtatacaaatatataaacgaaatatataaagatttaaagttattaggacgatacgaatatttaatagttaaatttCATATGCAAATctctaaattttacattaatataaattttgtaaggTAAGAGAACCATGAAATGGATTacctttcattaaaaattagtaaGCTAGAAAATGCAcactctctcctctctttttctctctttctctttagcTCAAATATTCACGTAAAAGTTCAATAGCAAAATAAgctaaatttgaattaaattttatcagtattgtagattataaaaatggcTCTCCACCCAGAATCTAAAATATCTTTGCTATCTTATATCTTGCTTTGGACTTTTTGGCTCTTTTACTTGTTATCTTTttgttaatctttttttattggtgTATTTATCTttagtttctttatttattattttttaagtatttatctGACATCCCGATTCTCAAacggaaatattttaacatttacacAATTATAAAAGCATGCACTGTAGATACAtcaatgaaaagaaatgaacatataaatttgtataaatttttattctacaatttgaagtgtaattttaaatgcttgttaaaaattagataccAATTTAGATACTTAAAGcacaatgtaaaaaatatttaaaaatatttaaaaaatatttatctttaaacaaaaattaaattgcaaaatgtAGTTCCatgttttgtatatatttcaataaatattcttaaaatatataattcttttaaacgaTATTCAACTCAAAACACAActcaatttgttattaaataaatatatttcatgaatttacAGACTACCTTTGGAATACTTAAGCTattcatttacaatttaaaaattctaactagtataaaaaaatcatatttttgtttacacttatatatttacgttTTATTCATGAttccataataattaataataatatttttttttatcgatcaaatataaagaaagaaatatcgttgaataataaaattatttttatttaatgaaaaaattataatagaattttatatttataaaaaattaaaataatatatcaaatcacTCGATATTATGTTTGAAACTGGGATTGTCTgaaacaaagaatattttattctgcgAATATCCATTGGCAAATCTTGTCACAACTTAACGCACCTTCCAGAGTTCTCGGCGTGTTCTCACGGttataattttcgtaatttttggGTTACTATAGTATACTAACATGGGAAAGGATGTTATGGTGTTGGAGCCGGTAAATATTGTGTATaagtaaagttttattaaaatagaagaaaagaacaCAGCAATGAGTTCTGTGGCTTGAGCTTTTAGTGTCGCAAAAGTtcgatttgcaaaatattgctttttaaCAGCACGGTTTCgttttttgtgaaaatgatatagcaagaaaattcattgaatataaacgaaaaagttttttagaaGATTATTTGTTCACATAGAAATACATTTTGTgagaataatacatatttacaattttattaatatatatatatattttttttttccaattaaatgtCTCTCTTTACATTATGTAATATCCTAtgatgcaattttattttgaaaaacaatttacgtaattttatttcgtatatttaaaataaatccataAGAAAAAAGGTggacttatattaatataaattagtagTCGGAGATGTCAGtctattatgttaaaatatttaaattttacgaattcttCCTCaacttcattttcttttttttttgttgctcTAAAAACTTGTTTCTCAgacttttttaatcttatgttTCATAatgagttttaatttattataaagttaatattcccttaaaaattttatattaccgTTAAATTATAGcttattggaataaaaaaataatataatacgtatatgATGATTTTTAACTGAAGTTTATTCAAAAAGCCCAAAGGGattgtaatttcttaaaaatatatcacatatattattgtaatgtaattaattacaattttgaaatcgatataattatgatatatcgaTCCCTTTGGAGcgtatatcttattaataaatataaatatataggatatattatacataatatattatgcatgtttatagatatatttataattaatattataccatCTCCgatccaatattattatttcaatctttCTAGCTAATTGTTGATGTATCTTGCATGACGAAGGTGAAACATTAACGAATAGATCTTATCTCgtgattttattgaattctgaataatttagcaatcatattatatcgtaatatatataaatatatttttttttgcaaactagtttttgaaataattaataaccttGTTGTTACAATCGAGgaggaaagaatatatatttccatggtatacatcaataattttctatgaGAGACATGAAATCAGAAACAAAACACAAACTAACATAATGAAACACGTGATTGATTgacattttcttttccctccttcAAGACGAGTACAATCTAAATCCTGGTTTAGAATGGGAGGACGAATTTACAGGTAGGTAATCCTCTCTAGAGACGGTTCACTCTACCATAATTAATATCACCAGTttacaagaattattatatattcattttcacaaaattGCATTTGACAAGTAATAACTTTTcgttcaagtttttttttcttctattcagttattgtatttatatgcaCTGAAAGGAGGGAACTTGTACTATCGATTTACACTCGAAGTTGCTTGATAAATCATCAGATTGTTAAGTAGTTCTCTTTATGGTTTTGTTTCGTACAACTGTATAAATCTTTGCTTCACTTGTTCATGCATgcgtagatatatatatctttattatacacTTACTcacaattttcatttagaaTGTTCGTTATCTCTTACTACGCATGATCGAGGTAcatcattaataaatcattatcattCTCATTTCGTTTCACATCTAgggaatattttgttttcaaagctttagatttagattaaaattcgtttcttttctttatacgtatatttttatatatatatactttctttttttttttttttcatatatacatataaattacatattctcTAGAGCTGCTGCATGAGACTTGGGAAGTTGCGTTAATATACCTCCActcaatttttctatcttaattttttaattaatgtgcAATCTTcgatgtttcaaaaattcgtgATAAGAATGTAGCTCTATTCGTTAATGGATACTTATGtcgagaatatttatatcaattgatgtgttatatatatatatatatatatacatatatatattacattataacgCAACGTATACTTCActtaaaaaatcatcgatcAATCTTTCACTTTCCTCGACtcattctttcatttcatttgcgtttattctaaaattaaggGTGGAGAGATGATTCGTTTCGAATGATTTTCATATCGATCTAAGGTCtcagatgaaaatttaaatttttttatttgtatgatCCACCAACAAGCAGTCCACCTTCTTTACGTAATTAAATGTCATTGcatgagattttatttaattgtttatcccAATGATTGTTCACCTTTAAAATcagttattattcttattattattattattgttattttcttttttttcttttttttttttaataaattttttttacctttttttcttttctttcttttttttttttttttaatatacttctACAAAAGCTTTCGTAAGAAAGAGAGTTGCATCCCTTCAATTTTACGCTTTAAAACTTGTTCGTTTggcaaaaagtttttattttatcttttacgataattattacaatattacacgATTACgctaatatattctaaatcgACAATTAACCAAAGATATTTACACAAATTTGCACAAATATGTGCATGCATCGCGTTTTCgctctctttttatatttcttttcttattgtttCGTGCAATAGGtctttgcaattattattttagaatgtcTCGTAGGAGGTACCGATAAGAATACGTAGTGTTTACGAGATGttatagtatattttctttttttccttttttttttctttctctcactctcactctctctctctctctctgttatcttcttttttttcttaaacgtAGCGCACTCGAATCTTAAAAAGTAGGGCAGTTTTGCCAGAGGTAGATAGATATATCGAAATTAGGGTATTCGTGGCGGAACCAGCTTATTCACCACAGTTTTGACATTTGATGATGGCCAAGCCGAAGACGAAGAGAACAGTTTGCCGCATATGGACGGTTTCCAAAGCAAGCTTCCACCTGGAATTCTTCCCCATGGTTTGCCGCAAGTTAAGGAAGTGCAGCCAGCGGTCACGCAAGTGGAGcaagagaaggaaaaggaaaaacctAAAGAAGGTAATTTTAAGAACATATTAAATCGTTAATaggattattatcattattattataaactttataaatcCACAGTACAAGAACTGAGCGAAGAGGAGAAACAAATGATAATACTCTCCGAAGATTTCCAACGATTCCTCGATCGTACTAGTAGAATTGTAGAAAGAGCATTAGGAGAATcggttaatatttatagcgaTTACACTGGCACTATGGATGGCGAAGATGGGATGTGAGTATAGGATGAACATCGATTATTCTCATGACCGGTGTTCCATGTCGTTCGTTTCACAGGGATGAGAAGAATCATCAACGTTTATGGTTGAATCGATGGTTCTTCTGCGATCGGTGGTCCCGCAATCGATGCGTGACCTCTATGGACTGGTCGCCCCAGTTTCCAGAACTCCTCGCAGCCTCGTATAACAATAACGATGACACCCCGAACGATCCCGACGGGGTGTGCTTGGTCTGGAACACAAAGTTCAAGAAAACGACGCCAGAGTTCATTTTTCATTGCCAATCTCCAGTCATGTCGACCACCTTTGCGAGATTTCATCCTAATTTAATCTTAGGGGGTACTTATTCCGGACAGATTGTACTCTGGGACAATAGAGTACAGAAGAGAACTCCTATTCAACGTACTCCGTTATCGGCAAGCGCACATACCGTAAGTTGTCCGACAATTATTCTACataagtatgtatatatgacaTTAAGAATAACGTTTCTCTAGCATCCCGTGTATTGTTTAAACGTTGTTGGGGCACAAAACGCGCAcaatttaataagtatatcGACCGATGGAAAATTGTGTTCCTGGAGTTTAGACATGTTGTCACAACCCCAAGAAACATTGGATCTTCACACTAAACAATCGAAAGCAATTGCGGCCACTTGTTTGGCATTCCCCCACGGCGATGTTAACAATTTCGTTGTAGGTAGCGAGGAAGGAACCGTATACTCTggtaaataagtttttaaatcaaattgaacACGTGATGTATCGtcttatctataaattattacgattatttttaaattattagctTGTCGCCACGGTACAAAAGCAGGTGTATTGGAGACTTACGAAGGTCATCAGGGACCAGTTACAGGAATTAGCGCACATGCCGTACAAGGTGGAATAGATTTCTCGCATCTATTCTTAACGTCGTCTATCGATTGGACGATCAAACTGTGGAGCCTTAAAGAAAGCAAACCTTTATACTCTTTCGAACATAATGGCGATTACGTTTATGATGTTGCGTGGTCGCCTACCCATCCGGCTCTGTTCGCCGCTGTAGATGACTCAGGACGATTAGACTTGTGGAATCTTAATCAAGATACTGAAGTACCTACGGCTAGTATTGTAATTAATGGATGTCCGGCTCTTAACAGAGTTTCATGGACACCGAGTGGTTTACACGTAACTGTTGGTGATGATTCTGGAAAGATTTGGGTGTACGATGTTGCCGAGGTAAAATCACCTTgtattgatctttttttattttaatttaattatatttactgaataatgaataacaatgagtaatgttgaatatttttttataacgtaGCATTTGGCACACCCAAGAATCGAtgaatggaataaatttttgtacacTCAGCAAGAGTTGAAACACAACAAAGCCGACGAGGAACTGCATAAACTTAATTTAAGGGAGCCTACTTCTTTAACTTCCATACCTCCGCTACTAACGACATGCCCTCTCAGATAaaggtataattttttttttttttaaattattgctaAAGTCGGCttgaatactttaaatataaagatcgaatgaattaaaaataacgaataattataaaaaaaaaagatcgtaacagaaatgaaaaaaaaaaagtgtattctactaactataatttataggtgtattcttaattaaaacacCTTTGttctgtataaaattattaaacagcAAGAGCAACATATTAGTAGTTTGTTTATGAACAATTGCTGTGCATTCGAATGGCTATAAATTGTCCACATGTCCGATAGAAGTAATATATCTTTACCGAAAAACTTTATCTCATTAGATTATTAAGGATGTGTACAACATATCTGtgcatgtaaataataaatgctgTGAAGCAcgatttaaatagatataaatcgcaagaaaataattagaaaaaatttgacagtatcggataaattataacatgcatcagataaattgtaatataatattttattattttgaattttttaaaatatttatattttagtttcagaattaattttcaaaaatttatattatttcgtgcTAATATTCTCAACTAATGTATCAAAAATAACACCAGTAGGATATTTAACTATTGAAACTGATCTAATTtagtacaataatttttaaatgattttagtattatttatattctcatagaaactttaacataatttaaatttcacacttttttttataatgtatagcTCATagcatagaaaaaaaaaaaatagtaaaatttatcgaatacatactgtctattaaaaaaatgtaaatatatcattatttttgcgTTATCATAAATTGCTGGGCTTTATCTAAAATGTGATACTGTTATATAGTGCTATGTCCAAATATGTACTTCTGCTCAAGTCAAGCATATTTTaaagcataatttttttttataaaaaaaatcatttaatttacaatttattacacgttcaataatattctgaatgcaattatatataactttattaatgttttttgtataatgcgaattttttaaatttaagttacGATAAATAATTGTCTGAATGAGTTAATCATATTTCTTcaatgctataaataaaattttatttaaaagattcttgttaaatttatctaaaaaaaaaaatagtaaaataattttactaacaCGAGTGTACGAGTTGTgtgtataattgatatataaattttcaattatagatTTGAAATACTTCGTAATTACATTTCAGGTATCGTaagttacaaaatatatatgtaatataataccaatttacgataaattttattgacaataacaataatttacagtagtttaaaaatacaataaaagatataatttcatttcgttagaaacaattaaaattatagaaattttgatcattatttAAGTAGTTttcaagtatatttaaaattttataaaattatattttatgagtatataaattttattagtcacaagttataaaatgtaacgcattacgtatattattatatatgcttttcacacattattttaatcattcgaatagatctttaaaatttttacataaacttttctaactaattttatttttagaaatattaaaatcctaaaaagataaaaattaaagatcttATTCTAACTAATGCTTCCTCTGAGTTTTGGTAATTAATATCTAAGATACAATACTTGTAATATTGCACCGAATTCTGATCGTGCATGAACCGAGTTACAACAAATTCCTATATAGCccatatcgaatattaatcaaaataaatttattcactcGCTCCTCACGTGTTTCTTTCGTTCCTTTATTCTTTCGTTATCCATTTTCGTTCGTCCAAGCACGATCTGTTTCGTACAcatcgttataaataaaacagatgAAATCACAGTTGTAgacaaagaaaacaaaacaaaacaaaaaaaaaaaagaaacgtacaGGTAATCGTTGAATATTTGCCAAACTCTAGtgaaatcgatatatatatatactatatatcgatatttcaggtaattagaaaaaaaactttggtCTATAGTATCAAACGATTACAAATCCTACATTACAAGACGATTTTTAGATTACACTTTGTAACATACATCTctatttaagaagaaaaaaaaagaagaagaagaagaagaagaaagaaagaaagaaatctatGCTATTAACTAGATCTCTATTATCCCTGATTTCTCGTCATTATCCTCCTTGTCCGTGAGCAAAACATACTGTTCtcgagttattaataatttgtgctGTCCATTCATTAACAACGTGGAACCTCTTCTTATGGTTCGTTTGCCTAATTCGATCGCTTCGTGCGTGAGCACCACGTTGTTGTAAGCCTTCATGAACACGACGAATATGATTACTATACCGACTAGAATTAATCCATACGAGGTACAAGGCACAGCAACATCGCTAAATGTTGTCGCCAAATAAACCCATCTGCGTATAGAGGGTGTCAGCTCTTCGATACCTTCCTCCAGCCACATGATAGGGAATACGATGTCGGGAAAATTCGACACGACATTGATCAACGGCTGGTGTTCGATCTTCAAGTTCAATTGTACCCGGACCTTCCCTTCCAAAGGCACACCAATTTTCTGCGAAACGAGCACCAAATGATTCCATCCAACATTAAACAATTACCTCCATTTTTACTTATCTCAAATCGCTTACtggttgaattttaaaataagtttcGTGTACTTCTCGGCTTGGATTTAATCCTTCGACCGCGTCCAATAAATTAGGATCCGCTTTGTAGAAGTGGGGGAAGGAAAGATAAACCGGTGCGGCTAGAAATTAGGGAAggataagtttttaaaagtagttcctttttcttttttcttatgaaaattattaaaaaaaaataataataaattgaatataacagGGACTTACTATACTGGCAAGGACTGATATTTTGCAATCCGTTCGAAGGACACATGGAAATGTCATCCGAACAAAAACATTCGTTTTCCGGAGCGCTTTCGTTTGGGCGTCCAAACACAGATTCAGGGGGTATGTATAAATCCGCCTTGATCCCCGATTTCTCGGTTGAGCCATGATATTTTAAGGGCAAGGTTCGACAAAGATCTTTGTCCCAAATGTGCACGATGTCAGCGCCAGTTTTGTCACGGGGTGGAAAAAAGGATCCTGCAAAGGGACAGGATAAAAAATAtcctgtaataatattttttttttgaatttgagcAAAAGATATTTGATCTAATTGTATCCACCCTCTGAAGCGCGAATAGAATTGCAAGGCGCGTTCGGCCAATACGGTAGACGGTCCATCCCGTTCAAACGATTTATCAATCCAAACTCCCTTATATCCGTGTGCCCCGTGAATATAGTAGACACTTCCTCCAACGTGCCATTCCTctgcaaattaaaattctaatcgtCAACAACGTTGTGTATGAAAATCACGTTGATTATCCTCGCTTAAATTTTCCTAAATCTAACAAATAGATAATTCTTAtccatatatttatctattctttCCGTATATTACCCCGAGAAGAAGTCCCATTTGACTCATGGGACGTCTCGTCTTTGGAAAGAATCTATGGGCGATGCTGACTAATGGATCGTCGTATCCAAAAACGAGTTCTTGAGCAGTTACTGGAACGAACGATTTCATGTGCATTCCGCTCAAAAACATGGATAATCCTAAAGTGATAAATCGAGGTAGACTCTTGCTTTGCGTCGACAGTGTctgaaaaagaggagaaaagaaagaatatacgtGTGTAACGAGATTTTCTTCGTGAATCTCGAAAACAAAAACTTACCAATAACGGAATGTTTGGCACCATTACTTTGAGATCTTTATCCTTCGACAATTCTGGTacaaagtttaatattttcttgtgtTGATAACTTACGGTACCATTGTTATGGAAAACGATGTTCACTTTTTCCATATCCTCTCTGCGTTTATACGAATtgcacgaaattaaaaaaatatgtaataatttaatagtttgtTGGGTGGAACGATACTCACTTATACACGAACGGGCcaatttcttgtaattttgGCTTTTCGTTGTATTGCAAGAAGTTTTCTACGTTAGTCATGTTAAATATGTAAACTTTGGTCAATCTAACTACTCCTGGTTTCTGCCAGtattggaaagaaagagacCCATTCCACAATCGAAGTTgctgaagagaaaaatatattatataagaaaaataaagaattgcattttgtttatttttttttttaatataaagttgCGAGACAGGTaaaacgatcgaataaaaagaatgtttgataatttgaaatgtgCTTCCATATAAGTGAAGTTTGAAGCGAAACGAAAGTAAGTTTTGATGATTaagcgaaaaagaaaagaagaataatcttgatttcaaaatttatctcgTTCATGATCGAACATTGTCGTAGGATGACAAAGTGCAACATCgaaaatagtgaaaattttcgatttttgttaattaattaattaattaattaatatactcgctccaattatattattggagattagaaattaattcgagGAAGATCGTTGTCGTTTCGacgattaatcaaatttattttatttgtcaatgatgcttatataacaataatgataattaat includes the following:
- the LOC107999763 gene encoding cytoplasmic dynein 1 intermediate chain isoform X29; amino-acid sequence: MMSDRKAELERKKAKLQAIREEKERRRREKEQKDVEEATVRAAGTDKDHRKELDAMLSSLGVAPVSDVLSSLSSMNSLTPEQSANATPDASLQPSSINSAQSISARKKNRELTIVSVAHTNIPPKEPVVYTKQTQTIQTSHTSHDGYFETDWWRPRKVLTFDDGQAEDEENSLPHMDGFQSKLPPGILPHGLPQVKEVQPAVTQVEQEKEKEKPKEVQELSEEEKQMIILSEDFQRFLDRTSRIVERALGESVNIYSDYTGTMDGEDGMDEKNHQRLWLNRWFFCDRWSRNRCVTSMDWSPQFPELLAASYNNNDDTPNDPDGVCLVWNTKFKKTTPEFIFHCQSPVMSTTFARFHPNLILGGTYSGQIVLWDNRVQKRTPIQRTPLSASAHTHPVYCLNVVGAQNAHNLISISTDGKLCSWSLDMLSQPQETLDLHTKQSKAIAATCLAFPHGDVNNFVVGSEEGTVYSACRHGTKAGVLETYEGHQGPVTGISAHAVQGGIDFSHLFLTSSIDWTIKLWSLKESKPLYSFEHNGDYVYDVAWSPTHPALFAAVDDSGRLDLWNLNQDTEVPTASIVINGCPALNRVSWTPSGLHVTVGDDSGKIWVYDVAEHLAHPRIDEWNKFLYTQQELKHNKADEELHKLNLREPTSLTSIPPLLTTCPLR
- the LOC107999763 gene encoding cytoplasmic dynein 1 intermediate chain isoform X13; translation: MMSDRKAELERKKAKLQAIREEKERRRREKEQKDVEEATVRAAGTDKDHRKELDAMLSSLGVAPVSDVLSSLSSMNSLTPEQSANATPDASLQPSSINSAQSISARKKNRELTIVSVAHTNIPPKEPVVYTKQTQTIQTSHTSHDGLSASSSAYTIYSSCSTTTPTHSYSAGYFETDWWRPRKVLTFDDGQAEDEENSLPHMDGFQSKLPPGILPHGLPQVKEVQPAVTQVEQEKEKEKPKEVQELSEEEKQMIILSEDFQRFLDRTSRIVERALGESVNIYSDYTGTMDGEDGMDEKNHQRLWLNRWFFCDRWSRNRCVTSMDWSPQFPELLAASYNNNDDTPNDPDGVCLVWNTKFKKTTPEFIFHCQSPVMSTTFARFHPNLILGGTYSGQIVLWDNRVQKRTPIQRTPLSASAHTHPVYCLNVVGAQNAHNLISISTDGKLCSWSLDMLSQPQETLDLHTKQSKAIAATCLAFPHGDVNNFVVGSEEGTVYSACRHGTKAGVLETYEGHQGPVTGISAHAVQGGIDFSHLFLTSSIDWTIKLWSLKESKPLYSFEHNGDYVYDVAWSPTHPALFAAVDDSGRLDLWNLNQDTEVPTASIVINGCPALNRVSWTPSGLHVTVGDDSGKIWVYDVAEHLAHPRIDEWNKFLYTQQELKHNKADEELHKLNLREPTSLTSIPPLLTTCPLR
- the LOC107999763 gene encoding cytoplasmic dynein 1 intermediate chain isoform X34 produces the protein MMSDRKAELERKKAKLQAIREEKERRRREKEQKDVEEATVRAAGTDKDHRKELDAMLSSLGVAPVSDVLSSLSSMNSLTPEQSANATPDASLQPSSINSAQSISARKKNRELTIVSVAHTNIPPKEPVVYTKQTQTIQTSHTSHDVLTFDDGQAEDEENSLPHMDGFQSKLPPGILPHGLPQVKEVQPAVTQVEQEKEKEKPKEVQELSEEEKQMIILSEDFQRFLDRTSRIVERALGESVNIYSDYTGTMDGEDGMDEKNHQRLWLNRWFFCDRWSRNRCVTSMDWSPQFPELLAASYNNNDDTPNDPDGVCLVWNTKFKKTTPEFIFHCQSPVMSTTFARFHPNLILGGTYSGQIVLWDNRVQKRTPIQRTPLSASAHTHPVYCLNVVGAQNAHNLISISTDGKLCSWSLDMLSQPQETLDLHTKQSKAIAATCLAFPHGDVNNFVVGSEEGTVYSACRHGTKAGVLETYEGHQGPVTGISAHAVQGGIDFSHLFLTSSIDWTIKLWSLKESKPLYSFEHNGDYVYDVAWSPTHPALFAAVDDSGRLDLWNLNQDTEVPTASIVINGCPALNRVSWTPSGLHVTVGDDSGKIWVYDVAEHLAHPRIDEWNKFLYTQQELKHNKADEELHKLNLREPTSLTSIPPLLTTCPLR
- the LOC107999763 gene encoding cytoplasmic dynein 1 intermediate chain isoform X25; this translates as MMSDRKAELERKKAKLQAIREEKERRRREKEQKDVEEATVRAAGTDKDHRKELDAMLSSLGVAPVSDVLSSLSSMNSLTPEQSANATPDASLQPSSINSAQSISARKKNRELTIVSVAHTNIPPKEPVVYTKQTQTIQTSHTSHDGYFETDWWRPRKGGSAPNYLFLTFDDGQAEDEENSLPHMDGFQSKLPPGILPHGLPQVKEVQPAVTQVEQEKEKEKPKEVQELSEEEKQMIILSEDFQRFLDRTSRIVERALGESVNIYSDYTGTMDGEDGMDEKNHQRLWLNRWFFCDRWSRNRCVTSMDWSPQFPELLAASYNNNDDTPNDPDGVCLVWNTKFKKTTPEFIFHCQSPVMSTTFARFHPNLILGGTYSGQIVLWDNRVQKRTPIQRTPLSASAHTHPVYCLNVVGAQNAHNLISISTDGKLCSWSLDMLSQPQETLDLHTKQSKAIAATCLAFPHGDVNNFVVGSEEGTVYSACRHGTKAGVLETYEGHQGPVTGISAHAVQGGIDFSHLFLTSSIDWTIKLWSLKESKPLYSFEHNGDYVYDVAWSPTHPALFAAVDDSGRLDLWNLNQDTEVPTASIVINGCPALNRVSWTPSGLHVTVGDDSGKIWVYDVAEHLAHPRIDEWNKFLYTQQELKHNKADEELHKLNLREPTSLTSIPPLLTTCPLR
- the LOC107999763 gene encoding cytoplasmic dynein 1 intermediate chain isoform X10 — translated: MMSDRKAELERKKAKLQAIREEKERRRREKEQKDVEEATVRAAGTDKDHRKELDAMLSSLGVAPVSDVLSSLSSMNSLTPEQSANATPDASLQPSSINSAQSISARKKNRELTIVSVAHTNIPPKEPVVYTKQTQTIQTSHTSHDGLSASSSAYTIYSSCSTTTPTHSYSAGYFETDWWRPRKGGSAPNYLFLTFDDGQAEDEENSLPHMDGFQSKLPPGILPHGLPQVKEVQPAVTQVEQEKEKEKPKEVQELSEEEKQMIILSEDFQRFLDRTSRIVERALGESVNIYSDYTGTMDGEDGMDEKNHQRLWLNRWFFCDRWSRNRCVTSMDWSPQFPELLAASYNNNDDTPNDPDGVCLVWNTKFKKTTPEFIFHCQSPVMSTTFARFHPNLILGGTYSGQIVLWDNRVQKRTPIQRTPLSASAHTHPVYCLNVVGAQNAHNLISISTDGKLCSWSLDMLSQPQETLDLHTKQSKAIAATCLAFPHGDVNNFVVGSEEGTVYSACRHGTKAGVLETYEGHQGPVTGISAHAVQGGIDFSHLFLTSSIDWTIKLWSLKESKPLYSFEHNGDYVYDVAWSPTHPALFAAVDDSGRLDLWNLNQDTEVPTASIVINGCPALNRVSWTPSGLHVTVGDDSGKIWVYDVAEHLAHPRIDEWNKFLYTQQELKHNKADEELHKLNLREPTSLTSIPPLLTTCPLR